From Aristaeella lactis, the proteins below share one genomic window:
- a CDS encoding arginine repressor translates to MKSKRQNEILDIISSKDIETQEELASVLRSLGYKVTQATVSRDIRELRLIKVTAGDGGFKYAKPEKHEIAVSERLTRILNDSLISVDSSGNIIVIKTLSGSANVAAEALDNLGWPEILGTIAGDNTVFMVVGDHSDTEEITNRIRKLTDH, encoded by the coding sequence ATGAAGTCCAAAAGACAAAACGAAATTCTGGATATTATCTCTTCAAAAGATATTGAAACACAGGAAGAACTCGCTTCAGTCCTTCGCTCACTCGGTTATAAAGTGACCCAGGCTACGGTATCCAGGGATATCCGTGAACTGAGGCTGATCAAAGTTACAGCAGGTGACGGCGGGTTCAAATATGCAAAACCGGAAAAGCATGAGATCGCTGTAAGTGAAAGACTGACAAGAATCCTGAATGATTCCCTGATCAGTGTGGATTCTTCAGGCAATATTATTGTGATTAAAACGCTCAGCGGCTCAGCCAATGTGGCGGCTGAGGCACTGGACAATCTGGGCTGGCCTGAAATCCTCGGTACGATCGCCGGAGACAACACTGTTTTTATGGTTGTAGGCGATCATTCGGACACGGAAGAGATCACCAATCGTATCCGCAAACTGACTGATCATTGA
- a CDS encoding NAD(+)/NADH kinase, whose translation MIKTAGLILNSKNMNAVQCAGQAEAFLHRHHITTYNPQTENSSAAPDVIITFGGDGTLLIGARYAMKYDIPLLGINLGTVGFLTEEDPDHLDEALEAIIEDRYQIETRSLLHISSPETGNEYYALNDAVITRGGYARLIRVDAFVNQREYGSFTADGIIVATPTGSTGYSLSAGGPIVEPEMNCMIITPVCSHSMQHCPCIVPENARIRLVLNREREQTAELQIDGQSMESLRTGDEIHITGTDKKIRLIRIHPYDFFGLMRRKLSEWGI comes from the coding sequence ATGATAAAAACAGCCGGACTGATCCTGAACAGCAAGAATATGAATGCTGTTCAGTGTGCCGGACAGGCGGAAGCGTTTTTGCACAGACACCATATCACGACCTATAATCCTCAGACTGAAAACAGCAGTGCAGCGCCTGATGTGATCATCACGTTCGGAGGGGACGGCACTCTTCTGATCGGAGCGCGTTATGCCATGAAATACGATATACCGCTCCTTGGAATCAATCTGGGAACGGTTGGATTTCTGACGGAAGAGGATCCTGATCACCTGGATGAAGCGCTTGAAGCGATTATCGAAGACAGGTATCAGATCGAAACCAGAAGCCTTCTGCATATCAGCAGTCCGGAAACAGGGAATGAATATTACGCGCTGAACGATGCTGTGATTACACGGGGAGGCTATGCCCGGCTTATCCGCGTTGACGCATTTGTCAATCAGAGGGAATACGGATCATTTACCGCCGACGGGATTATTGTTGCGACTCCCACAGGTTCAACCGGGTATTCACTGTCTGCCGGCGGTCCGATTGTCGAGCCGGAAATGAACTGTATGATCATCACCCCTGTATGCTCACACAGCATGCAGCACTGTCCCTGCATTGTGCCTGAAAACGCGCGCATACGCCTGGTGCTTAATCGGGAAAGAGAGCAGACGGCAGAACTGCAGATAGATGGTCAGAGTATGGAAAGTCTCAGAACCGGAGATGAAATCCATATCACAGGTACAGATAAAAAAATCCGGCTGATCCGTATACATCCATATGACTTCTTCGGGCTGATGCGCAGAAAACTCAGTGAATGGGGAATCTGA
- the dxs gene encoding 1-deoxy-D-xylulose-5-phosphate synthase, with translation MLEKIHSPRDLDGLSYEQIEQLAGEIRRELISTVSVNGGHLASNLGVVELTLALHRVFHMPEDKVIFDVGHQSYVHKMITGRYDRFTSLRSYGGIAGFPKRSESEYDCFETGHASTAISAALGMARARDYQKEQYEVIAVVGDGALTGGMCYEALNDAGNSGTKMIVILNDNEMSIAPNVGALSNYLTNLRISAGWQSAKRKVRHLNSVPLIGKPLYKTIHGIKRLVRSVFVRDSESGFFEALGFAYFGPINGHDQAGMEKAFRQAKQYKGSCVIHVLTKKGYGYEKAEERPEAFHGTPPFYIETGYRIDKPSCPSWGHMMADTLADMSETDSRIVAITAAMKLGTGLDHFGERFPDRLLDVGIAEEHAVTMAAGLAAGGMRPYVAVYSSFFQRCYDQMLHDVCMQNLPVVFLLDRSGIGGEDGQTHHGLFDLSLSLPVPGLTVLAPSSSAELVSMLQWTLTQDGPCVIRYPKSMKECGTQQGQDFCPARWTAMTEESSVLLLSAGSMVPVAMDVYNRLKDEKINTTVVNCSTLKPLDEAFLAAVPQTASVFTLEEHMVTGGFGEYVSGLCLEKGYKVPMYCFGVRDQYIQHGDHGHLMKDAGLDADSVADTIRKLLKGA, from the coding sequence ATGCTTGAGAAAATTCACTCCCCGCGTGACCTGGATGGGCTGTCCTATGAACAGATTGAACAGCTGGCAGGAGAAATACGCAGGGAACTTATCTCAACCGTTTCAGTAAACGGCGGACATCTGGCTTCCAATCTCGGTGTGGTGGAACTGACGCTTGCGCTGCATCGAGTGTTTCATATGCCTGAAGATAAGGTCATTTTCGATGTGGGTCATCAGAGTTATGTCCATAAGATGATCACAGGAAGATATGACAGGTTCACAAGCCTTCGTTCCTACGGCGGTATAGCAGGCTTTCCCAAAAGAAGCGAAAGTGAATACGATTGTTTTGAAACAGGACATGCCAGTACAGCCATCTCCGCTGCCCTGGGGATGGCCAGGGCAAGGGATTATCAGAAAGAGCAGTATGAAGTGATTGCTGTTGTCGGAGACGGAGCGCTCACAGGCGGGATGTGCTACGAGGCACTGAATGACGCTGGAAACAGCGGAACCAAAATGATCGTGATCCTGAACGACAATGAAATGAGCATTGCCCCGAACGTCGGCGCGCTTTCCAACTACCTGACAAATCTCAGAATCAGTGCCGGGTGGCAGAGTGCCAAAAGAAAGGTCCGTCACCTGAACAGCGTTCCTTTGATCGGAAAGCCCCTCTATAAAACAATTCACGGGATCAAAAGACTGGTTCGTTCCGTGTTTGTCAGGGATTCTGAAAGCGGCTTTTTTGAAGCGCTTGGTTTTGCGTATTTCGGACCGATCAACGGACATGACCAGGCGGGTATGGAAAAAGCATTCCGGCAGGCCAAACAGTATAAAGGTTCATGTGTTATTCATGTACTGACCAAAAAAGGATACGGATATGAAAAAGCGGAAGAAAGGCCGGAAGCCTTCCACGGCACACCGCCTTTCTATATCGAAACGGGATACAGAATCGATAAGCCTTCCTGCCCGTCCTGGGGGCATATGATGGCTGACACGCTTGCCGACATGTCAGAAACAGATTCGAGGATTGTAGCCATTACAGCCGCAATGAAACTGGGGACGGGACTGGATCACTTTGGTGAACGTTTTCCGGACAGGCTTCTTGATGTGGGCATTGCTGAGGAACATGCCGTAACAATGGCTGCCGGACTTGCTGCGGGCGGCATGAGACCTTATGTGGCAGTATATTCAAGCTTTTTCCAGCGCTGCTATGACCAGATGCTCCATGATGTATGCATGCAGAATCTGCCCGTTGTTTTCCTGCTTGACCGAAGCGGGATCGGGGGAGAAGACGGACAGACGCATCACGGCCTGTTTGATCTTTCCCTCTCGCTTCCGGTTCCCGGCCTGACAGTGCTTGCTCCTTCCTCATCCGCAGAACTGGTCAGCATGCTTCAATGGACCCTGACACAGGATGGGCCGTGTGTGATCCGTTATCCCAAATCCATGAAGGAATGCGGGACGCAACAGGGTCAGGATTTCTGTCCGGCCAGATGGACAGCGATGACAGAGGAAAGCAGTGTTCTTCTGCTGTCGGCAGGGTCTATGGTTCCTGTTGCCATGGATGTTTATAACAGACTGAAAGATGAAAAGATCAATACAACAGTTGTCAACTGTTCAACACTGAAGCCGCTTGATGAGGCGTTTCTGGCTGCTGTTCCGCAGACGGCATCTGTTTTCACACTGGAGGAACATATGGTAACAGGAGGCTTTGGTGAATATGTCAGCGGCCTCTGTCTTGAAAAAGGATATAAAGTCCCGATGTATTGCTTTGGCGTCAGGGACCAGTATATACAGCACGGAGATCACGGGCATCTGATGAAGGACGCGGGTCTTGATGCTGACTCTGTTGCTGATACAATCCGGAAATTGCTGAAGGGAGCGTAA
- a CDS encoding TlyA family RNA methyltransferase, whose product MADKKRADIVLVQQQLCESRERAQAAIMEGRVYLGEKRINKASEMVSENGELTIRAPENDYVSRGALKLEKAIRVFNADLKDKTVMDIGSSTGGFTDVCLRNGARHVYSIDVGYGQLDWKLRNDSRVTVMERTNARYLEPEMFREKPSVTVMDVSFISIRLILPVAARIMGEGGIFYTLIKPQFEAGREHVGKNGVVRDPETHKNVLNGIISYADQIGLRVIAMDYSPITGPKGNIEFLAEIIRKDDSHEGISTDQVCELVRDAHEHMTQS is encoded by the coding sequence TTGGCTGATAAAAAGAGAGCCGATATCGTTCTTGTGCAGCAGCAGCTGTGCGAAAGCAGGGAAAGGGCACAGGCTGCCATTATGGAGGGCAGGGTATACCTTGGTGAAAAAAGGATCAACAAAGCATCAGAAATGGTCAGCGAAAACGGTGAACTGACCATCAGGGCTCCTGAAAATGATTATGTAAGCAGAGGCGCGCTTAAGCTGGAAAAAGCAATTCGTGTATTCAATGCAGACCTGAAAGACAAAACCGTGATGGATATCGGCTCCAGCACAGGCGGATTTACAGATGTGTGTCTGCGCAATGGCGCCAGGCACGTCTATTCTATAGACGTGGGATACGGACAGCTGGACTGGAAACTGAGAAATGACTCGCGTGTGACCGTCATGGAAAGAACAAACGCGAGATATCTTGAACCGGAAATGTTCCGGGAAAAACCCTCAGTGACGGTTATGGATGTCAGCTTTATTTCCATCAGGCTGATTCTTCCTGTTGCGGCACGGATCATGGGTGAAGGGGGCATATTCTACACGCTGATCAAGCCGCAGTTTGAGGCGGGCAGGGAGCACGTAGGGAAAAACGGAGTTGTGCGTGATCCCGAAACGCACAAAAACGTTCTGAACGGGATTATATCCTATGCGGATCAGATCGGCCTCCGGGTTATTGCTATGGATTATTCACCCATTACCGGTCCCAAGGGGAATATTGAGTTTCTTGCTGAGATCATCAGAAAAGATGACAGCCATGAAGGAATCAGCACAGATCAGGTCTGTGAGCTTGTTCGTGACGCACATGAACATATGACACAGTCATAA
- a CDS encoding RluA family pseudouridine synthase, with the protein MIRILYRDDQLLVCEKPVGISSESPGLPDLVNDQTGLKTYPVHRLDRGTGGVCILALSSRICGLLQTLFRDGKVDKDYFAVVCGRPETDRGCYTDLLFHDRRQNKTFIARQMRKGVKEASCEWTVIHSVTREDQVLSLIHVRIHTGRTHQIRIQFASRGLPLAGDRKYGSPVKGKNPALWAGCISFPHPVQSSMSVRASSVPPSEFPWNCFPEEAYDCVICSCASRTSSQT; encoded by the coding sequence ATGATACGTATACTGTACCGGGATGACCAGTTACTGGTCTGTGAGAAGCCTGTCGGAATCTCTTCTGAATCACCGGGGCTGCCTGATCTTGTCAATGATCAGACAGGTCTGAAAACATATCCGGTGCATCGTCTGGACCGGGGTACAGGCGGTGTCTGTATTCTCGCGCTCTCTTCCCGTATATGCGGTCTGCTTCAGACGCTTTTCCGCGACGGCAAAGTGGACAAGGATTACTTTGCCGTCGTCTGCGGCCGCCCGGAAACTGACAGGGGCTGCTATACCGACCTGTTGTTTCATGACCGCCGCCAAAACAAAACATTTATTGCCCGGCAGATGCGCAAAGGTGTGAAAGAAGCCTCCTGTGAATGGACTGTCATCCATTCTGTCACCCGTGAGGATCAGGTCCTGTCGCTGATCCATGTTCGTATTCATACAGGAAGAACCCATCAGATTCGTATTCAGTTCGCTTCACGCGGTCTTCCTCTTGCAGGTGACCGGAAATACGGCAGTCCTGTAAAAGGAAAAAACCCCGCCCTGTGGGCCGGGTGTATTTCTTTCCCTCATCCTGTTCAAAGCAGTATGTCGGTCCGCGCGTCTTCCGTACCGCCATCGGAATTCCCGTGGAACTGTTTTCCGGAAGAGGCTTATGACTGTGTCATATGTTCATGTGCGTCACGAACAAGCTCACAGACCTGA